A single genomic interval of Mycolicibacterium holsaticum DSM 44478 = JCM 12374 harbors:
- the opcA gene encoding glucose-6-phosphate dehydrogenase assembly protein OpcA, which yields MIVDLPDTTTNDINKKITGLREEGGAITLSRVLTLVIVPDTESCLEGAIEAANYASREHPSRVIVVVAGDRGAAQPRLDGEIRVGADAGAGEIVVLRLHGELADHAESVVLPFLLPDTPVVAWWPAAAPPVPAQDPLGRLAIRRITDATGCPDPLAAIKGRLDGYSDGDTDLAWSRVTYWRALLAAAVEMEPHEPVTSALVSGLKTEPALDILAGWLASRIDGPVQRVTGELKVELVRDGETITLRRPQDGVTATLSRTSRPEARIPLARREAKECLAEDLRRLDPDEIYHEALQGIGKVQYT from the coding sequence GTGATTGTCGACCTGCCAGATACGACCACGAACGACATCAACAAGAAGATCACCGGTCTGCGTGAGGAAGGCGGCGCGATCACGCTCAGCCGGGTGTTGACGCTGGTCATCGTCCCCGACACCGAGAGCTGCCTCGAGGGTGCGATCGAGGCCGCCAACTACGCGAGCCGTGAGCATCCGAGCCGGGTCATCGTGGTCGTCGCGGGCGATCGCGGTGCGGCACAGCCACGGCTGGACGGCGAGATCCGCGTCGGCGCAGACGCGGGGGCCGGCGAAATCGTGGTGCTGCGACTGCACGGCGAACTCGCCGATCACGCCGAGAGCGTGGTGCTGCCGTTCCTGCTGCCCGACACCCCGGTGGTGGCCTGGTGGCCGGCCGCCGCGCCACCGGTTCCTGCCCAGGATCCGTTGGGCAGGTTGGCGATTCGAAGGATCACCGACGCCACGGGCTGCCCCGATCCGTTGGCGGCGATCAAGGGTCGGCTCGACGGCTACTCGGACGGTGACACCGATCTGGCGTGGAGCCGGGTCACCTACTGGCGGGCGCTGCTGGCGGCAGCCGTTGAAATGGAACCACACGAGCCCGTCACCTCCGCGCTCGTATCAGGGCTCAAGACCGAACCGGCGCTTGACATCCTGGCCGGTTGGTTGGCCAGCAGGATCGACGGTCCGGTACAACGGGTGACCGGTGAACTCAAGGTCGAGCTCGTCCGCGACGGTGAGACCATCACGCTGCGGCGGCCACAGGACGGGGTGACCGCCACGTTGAGCCGCACCAGCCGGCCCGAAGCGCGGATTCCGTTGGCGCGCAGGGAAGCCAAGGAGTGTCTCGCCGAAGATCTGCGCAGGCTCGACCCGGACGAGATCTACCACGAAGCGCTACAAGGCATAGGCAAGGTGCAATACACGTGA
- the pgl gene encoding 6-phosphogluconolactonase: MSTIIEKYPDTTALVEAAGDRLVGAISDAIATRGSAHIVLTGGGTGIGLLKRVAARGADLDWAKVHLYWGDDRFVPADDDERNHKQAAEALLDHIDIPAANVHPMAPSGGEFGDDIEAAAGDYERVLAANAEDGQPAPDFDVHLLGMGGEGHINSLFPHTAAVREKDRLVVAVTDSPKPPPRRITLTLSAVQRSRQVWLVVSGGAKAEAVAAAVGGADPEDWPAAGAVGREATVWLLDEEAAAEL; this comes from the coding sequence GTGAGCACGATCATCGAGAAGTACCCGGACACCACCGCCCTGGTCGAGGCCGCAGGTGATCGGCTGGTGGGAGCGATCAGCGACGCGATCGCGACGCGCGGCAGTGCGCACATCGTGTTGACCGGCGGCGGCACGGGCATTGGGCTGCTCAAACGCGTCGCGGCGCGCGGTGCCGACCTCGACTGGGCGAAGGTGCATCTGTACTGGGGCGATGACCGGTTCGTCCCCGCCGACGACGACGAGCGCAACCACAAGCAGGCCGCCGAGGCGCTGCTGGACCACATCGACATCCCTGCGGCCAACGTGCATCCGATGGCGCCCAGCGGAGGCGAGTTCGGCGACGACATCGAGGCCGCCGCAGGCGATTACGAGCGAGTGTTGGCCGCCAACGCCGAAGACGGTCAACCGGCGCCGGATTTCGATGTGCACCTGCTGGGCATGGGCGGCGAGGGCCACATCAACTCGCTGTTTCCCCACACGGCCGCGGTGCGGGAGAAAGACCGCCTGGTGGTCGCCGTGACCGACTCCCCCAAACCGCCGCCGCGGCGCATCACGCTGACGCTGTCGGCGGTGCAGCGGTCGCGGCAGGTGTGGCTCGTGGTCTCGGGCGGGGCGAAGGCCGAGGCGGTGGCCGCCGCGGTCGGCGGCGCGGACCCCGAGGACTGGCCCGCGGCGGGCGCGGTTGGCCGCGAGGCGACGGTCTGGCTACTCGACGAAGAGGCCGCCGCCGAACTCTGA
- a CDS encoding HNH endonuclease signature motif containing protein: MYVRTMSGHGLQAAIAGLRAAYEEVAACELDLLTRPDLLAALDEVETLSCQLPTMSHRLLARLQCETTPGELGACSWKEVLRVRYRISTKEANRRVTETELLAPRQAVTGPSLPPALPATAAAQAHGLINAEHVEVIRKSVAKLPGWVDAVTRDQFEVDLVRTAVKVGPKELTDMADLTLFLLDQDGPEPTDVERARKRGVRKSRQGADGMVELRALLTPEAWAVWEAIFAKYAAPGMCNPDDPEPCTSGTPTQAQIDNDHRSLAQRQHDALIAVGRIALMSGELGQLNGLPVSIIIRTTLQDLESRAGVGTTGGGTVMPIADVIRLGAHANHYLAVFDKATGSAMDLYRAKRIASPAQRIMLIARDGGCTKPCCTVGAYGSQVHHVVADWAAGGNTNVDELGLACGPHNRSVDTDGGWTTRMNDRGEVEWLPPPDLDTGQARLNYYHRPERLLRPDDEPEDQPSTEPTNIPVAGPQSDAAPADDNQVVEGESAAARSFPGASEPGGPAPPGDRAA, from the coding sequence ATGTATGTTCGAACTATGTCAGGGCACGGGTTGCAGGCGGCGATCGCCGGGCTGCGTGCCGCCTATGAAGAGGTGGCGGCGTGCGAACTGGACCTGTTGACCCGCCCTGATCTGCTGGCCGCTCTCGACGAGGTGGAAACGTTGTCGTGTCAGTTGCCGACGATGAGCCACCGCTTGCTGGCGCGTCTGCAGTGCGAGACGACGCCGGGAGAGCTGGGCGCGTGCTCGTGGAAAGAAGTACTGCGGGTTCGCTACCGGATCTCGACGAAAGAGGCGAACCGGCGGGTGACGGAAACCGAACTGCTGGCGCCGCGCCAGGCGGTGACGGGCCCGTCGCTGCCGCCGGCGTTGCCCGCCACCGCCGCCGCCCAAGCCCACGGGCTGATCAACGCCGAACATGTCGAGGTCATCCGCAAATCGGTGGCCAAGTTGCCGGGCTGGGTGGATGCGGTCACCCGCGATCAATTCGAGGTCGACCTGGTGCGTACGGCGGTCAAAGTCGGGCCCAAAGAACTCACCGACATGGCTGACCTGACGTTGTTTCTGCTGGACCAGGACGGGCCGGAACCCACCGACGTCGAACGGGCCCGCAAGCGTGGGGTCAGGAAGTCCAGACAAGGTGCCGACGGGATGGTCGAACTGCGCGCGCTGCTGACCCCCGAGGCGTGGGCGGTGTGGGAGGCGATCTTCGCCAAATACGCCGCACCTGGCATGTGTAACCCCGACGATCCCGAACCGTGCACGTCGGGCACACCCACACAGGCCCAGATCGACAACGACCACCGCAGCCTGGCTCAGCGTCAACACGATGCGCTGATCGCCGTCGGGCGCATTGCGTTGATGAGTGGTGAGCTCGGCCAGCTCAACGGGCTGCCGGTGTCGATCATCATCCGAACCACCCTGCAGGACCTGGAATCGCGCGCCGGGGTCGGCACCACCGGCGGCGGCACCGTCATGCCGATCGCCGATGTGATCCGGCTGGGCGCTCACGCCAACCACTACTTGGCGGTGTTCGACAAAGCAACCGGATCAGCGATGGATCTGTACCGCGCCAAGCGCATCGCCTCGCCGGCGCAGCGGATCATGTTGATTGCTCGCGACGGCGGATGCACCAAACCGTGCTGCACGGTCGGCGCCTACGGCTCCCAAGTTCATCACGTGGTGGCAGATTGGGCAGCCGGCGGCAACACCAACGTCGACGAACTCGGGCTGGCCTGCGGACCGCACAACCGCAGCGTCGACACCGACGGCGGCTGGACCACCCGCATGAACGACCGCGGCGAAGTCGAATGGCTCCCACCACCCGATCTCGACACCGGCCAAGCCCGACTCAACTACTACCACCGACCCGAACGCCTCCTACGACCCGACGACGAGCCCGAAGACCAACCGTCAACCGAACCCACCAACATCCCGGTTGCAGGCCCGCAGTCGGATGCCGCGCCCGCCGACGACAACCAGGTCGTCGAAGGCGAATCGGCTGCCGCGCGGTCATTCCCCGGAGCCAGCGAGCCCGGCGGGCCGGCACCCCCAGGAGACCGGGCGGCCTGA
- a CDS encoding ATPase, translating to MADKGGKPVRTGPERIRKLAQAALNADVTVEQVDTILEGLSETLVDLNSSTENLDATLERFNETINSINELAPRLNAVVDRMEGIVARVERIVGIGESVMSPLAATEQVVRGAVNKVRRSTGL from the coding sequence ATGGCAGACAAAGGCGGCAAGCCGGTGCGCACCGGGCCCGAGCGGATCAGGAAGCTGGCACAGGCGGCGCTCAACGCCGATGTCACCGTCGAGCAGGTCGACACCATCCTGGAGGGGCTCAGCGAGACCCTCGTCGATCTGAACAGCTCCACCGAGAACCTCGATGCCACGCTGGAGCGGTTCAACGAGACGATCAACAGCATCAACGAACTTGCACCCCGCCTCAACGCGGTCGTCGATCGCATGGAGGGCATCGTCGCCCGCGTCGAACGCATCGTCGGCATCGGGGAATCGGTGATGTCGCCGTTGGCCGCGACCGAACAGGTGGTGCGCGGCGCGGTGAACAAGGTCCGCCGGAGCACCGGGTTGTAG
- a CDS encoding SDR family NAD(P)-dependent oxidoreductase: MDLGLAGSTAVVTGGSKGMGLAIATTLAQEGARVAVMARGATALEEAVAILRDNGAPDAVGIGVDMSDADAIVKAFDTVGRRWGSVNSLIHTIGPGDGYFEEMDDAQWNEAFSLGTMSAVRSIRAALPLMRAAEWARIVTLSAHSIQRQNPRLVAYTAAKSALTSITKNLSKSLAKEGILVNCVCPGTIVTASFTEQLKDILAAEGLDATNPVDVMTWIDNNFHQPCDLGRAGLPEEIASMTVYLASRRNGYVTGATVNVDGGSDFV, encoded by the coding sequence ATGGATCTGGGCCTGGCGGGGTCGACGGCGGTCGTCACGGGCGGCAGCAAGGGGATGGGCCTGGCCATTGCGACCACGCTCGCACAGGAGGGTGCGCGGGTCGCGGTGATGGCAAGAGGCGCAACGGCTCTCGAAGAGGCCGTGGCGATACTGCGGGACAACGGCGCACCCGATGCCGTGGGAATCGGCGTGGACATGTCCGACGCCGACGCGATAGTCAAGGCCTTCGACACCGTCGGCCGACGCTGGGGTTCGGTCAACAGCTTGATTCACACGATCGGACCCGGGGACGGCTACTTCGAGGAGATGGACGACGCGCAGTGGAACGAGGCGTTCTCGCTGGGCACCATGTCGGCGGTCAGGTCGATCCGCGCCGCATTGCCGCTGATGCGCGCCGCCGAGTGGGCGCGGATCGTGACGCTGTCGGCCCATTCGATTCAACGGCAGAACCCGCGGCTGGTGGCCTACACCGCGGCCAAGTCAGCGTTGACCAGTATCACCAAGAACCTGTCGAAAAGCCTTGCCAAGGAGGGCATCCTGGTGAACTGCGTGTGTCCCGGCACCATCGTCACGGCCAGCTTCACCGAGCAACTGAAAGACATCCTGGCCGCTGAAGGTCTGGACGCCACCAACCCCGTCGACGTCATGACGTGGATCGACAACAATTTCCACCAACCGTGTGACCTCGGCCGCGCCGGACTGCCCGAAGAGATCGCCTCCATGACCGTCTACCTGGCGTCGCGACGCAACGGCTACGTGACGGGTGCCACCGTCAACGTGGACGGCGGTTCGGACTTCGTCTGA